GTTTCATAATAGGCATCTGAAAAGTCATACACTTTGGCACGTTCTTCAGTATAAGACAAACCAGAGATTGCCATGTCAGCTTTTCCTGTTTGAAGACTTGAAAGAACATTGTCAAAACTCATTGATGATAGTTCTAATTCGACACCAAGTTCATCAGCAATAGCTTGCGCCAATTCCACATCAGCACCAACAATGGTATCTTTGCCATCAACCAAAGCTTTGAACTCAAACGGGGCGTAGTCTGGGCTGATAGCCACAACTAATTTCCCTTTTTTGACAATTTTTTCTTGTAAATTTTCATTTGATGACGAGCCACAAGCAGCTAAAGTCAGCACAGAAATCAGCGCAAGAACCCCTAAAAATATTTTTTTGATTTTCATATTTATTCTCTTTTCTCTTAAACTTATCTCTATTTTAGCTATTTTTTTGCAATACGTCAACGAGTTTTTGAATAAAAATTCAGTTTTTCAGTCGGTTGTATTTTACAAGATTTCCTTAAAATTCTTTCAAACATGCCGATAATAACTGCAAGCCCTGTTTTAGTGTTTCTTGCTGGCAAGAATAGCCTAAACGAACATAACCTTCTCTATCAAAACGATTTCCTGGAACCAATAAAACACCATATTTTTGCAATAACGTTAAGCAAAATGTTTCGCTTGGAACATTAACATCAAGCTTAACAAAAGATGTCGGTACTTCTGCAGGACGAATGTAAGACGCTTTAGGTTCTGAGGCAATCCATTGATCAAGAATTGCCAAATTTTCTCTGACAATATGGCGATTTCGTGCCAAAATAGCTCCTTTATGCTCAAGTGCTAAACTGGCTACCATATCATCAAAAACGCCCGCACAAATCATGGTGTAATCCCGATAATCTCGTAAAATATCAGTTACCTCATCACAAGCTGCTACCCAGCCGACACGAATACCAGGTAGTGAAAATATTTTTGAGAGACTGTTAACCGAGATTCCCTTATCATACAAATCTATAATAGAAGAAACTTTTTTAGTCGTAAACGAACGATAAACCTCATCTGCCAAAATATAAGCCCCACACGATTTCGCAATCGCAACTAACTCTTGCAAATACTCATCGTCCATAACAGCTCCCGTTGGATTGTTGGCATTATTAATGCAAATCATTTTGGTATTTGGGCGAATTAGCTGATGCAATTCATCTAAATCAGGCAACCAATTATTTTCCTCTTTGACTTGCCAAAGGTCAACTTCGGCTCCCAATGATTTTGGAATATCATACAACTGCTGGTAAGTCGGATAGATAGAAATCACATGGTCTTTTGGTTCAATCAATCCATATAAAACCAACATATTCGCTCCCGTTGCCCCATTGGTCTGAAGAATCTGACTTTCTGCTACCGAATGGTAGAGATTACTAACTGCCCTTTTGAATTCAGGTGAGCCTTCAATCCAACCATAATTTAACTTTTTAGTTAATAATTCTTGGTAAAACTCTTCTTGCGAAATGCCAGCCAAGTCAAATAATTCTTGCAAAGTCAGCGCATCAATTGAAACGCCTGCCATATCATAGATTGCTTCCTTTTCATGGACATTAAGCCATTCTTCAACGCCAAAACGTGGTAATTTCATCTCAAACCTCACGGACTTTCTATTACTATCATCATTTTACTATGATGACATAAAAACTGAGAATGAAAAGCTCTCAGTCTTGACATTATTCATCTGAACTTGAACTACTTTGTGTGTAAGTCGCTGCTTTTTCAAGCCAAGCATCAAAATCACCAGAACCTTTAGCTTTTTTGATAACGTCATTGACGGTATCGATTAAGTCTTGATCTGTTCCTTTCGCAAATGCGACTGCGTAAGCATCTGTATCACTTGATTCTAAGGTCATATCTGCAATCATCAAATCGTCATTTTGTGAAACATAGCCTTCGGCAATAGTTTTCTCCAAAACAACTGCTTGAAGCTGATTATTTTTCAATTCATTAATCATTTCGCCGTTTGATGTTAAGGAAACAAGGCTCGAATCCGGCAATTGGTCTTTCGTAATGTTTTCTTGAATTGAACCTTTTTGCGCACCAACTGCTTTTCCTGCCAAACTTTCAAGTGTGGTATAGGTTGCCTCGTCCGATTTTTTTATGATGACAATATTTTCAGCCTCATAGTAAGCGTCCGAAAAGTCATAAGCTTTCTTACGTTCGTCCGTTACTGAAATTCCTGAGATTGCAAAATCTGCTTTCCCAGAAGTAACCGAAACCAATACATTGTTAAATGACATTACCGAAAAATCTGCATCAACACCAAGAGCATCAGCGATAGCATTTCCCAGTTCAATATCGGCACCAACAAGAGTATCTTTTCCATCAATTAGTGTTTTAAATTCAAACGGTGCAAATTCCGACTCTGTTGCAATTACAATTTTCCCTTTATCTTGAATACCTGATTGACTGACACCTGTCGAAGATGAATAAGCTGACAAACTTCCTACTATTATGAGTAAGATAAATCCCCTAAAAAACTTTTTCA
This sequence is a window from Streptococcus macedonicus ACA-DC 198. Protein-coding genes within it:
- a CDS encoding Amino acid ABC transporter, amino acid-binding/permease protein; its protein translation is MKKFFRGFILLIIVGSLSAYSSSTGVSQSGIQDKGKIVIATESEFAPFEFKTLIDGKDTLVGADIELGNAIADALGVDADFSVMSFNNVLVSVTSGKADFAISGISVTDERKKAYDFSDAYYEAENIVIIKKSDEATYTTLESLAGKAVGAQKGSIQENITKDQLPDSSLVSLTSNGEMINELKNNQLQAVVLEKTIAEGYVSQNDDLMIADMTLESSDTDAYAVAFAKGTDQDLIDTVNDVIKKAKGSGDFDAWLEKAATYTQSSSSSDE
- the aspC gene encoding Aspartate aminotransferase: MKLPRFGVEEWLNVHEKEAIYDMAGVSIDALTLQELFDLAGISQEEFYQELLTKKLNYGWIEGSPEFKRAVSNLYHSVAESQILQTNGATGANMLVLYGLIEPKDHVISIYPTYQQLYDIPKSLGAEVDLWQVKEENNWLPDLDELHQLIRPNTKMICINNANNPTGAVMDDEYLQELVAIAKSCGAYILADEVYRSFTTKKVSSIIDLYDKGISVNSLSKIFSLPGIRVGWVAACDEVTDILRDYRDYTMICAGVFDDMVASLALEHKGAILARNRHIVRENLAILDQWIASEPKASYIRPAEVPTSFVKLDVNVPSETFCLTLLQKYGVLLVPGNRFDREGYVRLGYSCQQETLKQGLQLLSACLKEF